A genomic region of Xiphophorus couchianus chromosome 18, X_couchianus-1.0, whole genome shotgun sequence contains the following coding sequences:
- the LOC114161620 gene encoding uncharacterized protein LOC114161620 — protein MTTQKTENPTSAPPAPPTTSPPASPPAPPTTSPPAPPITSPPVPPTTSPPAPPTTSPPASPPAPPTTSPPASPPAPPITSPPVPPTTSPPVPLTTFATVLPTTMSDTISTVLNKVWGGTHKDTYVLLSKIGPYKLFSSDFARICPGQELESEVINAYLHLMVNNYNRNHQEKARVIDSFEMSRIWLKKSSRLKIDPEKFKIIVGIVNESHHWMLVVIYPLEKRTVFLNSLGESQKDVKRCLEATRAFMRSKGMKVSRWKCETVTHAIQQDMVSCGVFALKFAECILENKDLNFPSTAEAVKTMRLDISSTLLSESESVENLCRHCGSEDKGHLWIACDRCNWWYHQDCINFKQTNTDYCCEMCL, from the exons ATgaccacacaaaaaacagaaaatccaacATCTGCTCCTCCAGCCCCTCCGACCACCTCTCCTCCAGCCTCTCCTCCAGCCCCTCCGACCACCTCTCCTCCAGCCCCTCCGATCACCTCTCCTCCAGTCCCTCCGACCACCTCTCCTCCAGCCCCTCCGACCACCTCTCCTCCAGCCTCTCCTCCAGCCCCTCCGACCACCTCTCCTCCAGCCTCTCCTCCAGCCCCTCCGATCACCTCTCCTCCAGTCCCTCCGACCACCTCTCCTCCAGTCCCTCTGACCACCTTTGCTACAGTCCTTCCAACCACCATGTCTGACACGATTTCAACAG ttttaaaCAAGGTGTGGGGAGGAACACATAAAGACACATATGTCCTACTGTCGAAGATTGGACCCTACAAATTATTTAGCTCGGACTTTGCCAGAATTTGTCCGGGACAGGAGCTGGAGAGTGAG GTTATTAATGCCTACCTACATCTGATGGTTAATAACTACAATAGGAATCATCAGGAAAAAGCCAGAGTAATTGACAGCTTTGAAATGTCACGGATTTGGCTCAAAAAAAGTTCCAGGTTAAAG ATTGATCCAGAAAAGTTCAAGATAATAGTGGGTATTGTTAATGAAAGTCACCATTGGATGCTAGTG GTAATTTATCCACTTGAAAAAAGGACAGTTTTCCTTAACTCACTTGGAGAGTCCCAAAAGGATGTGAAGAGGTGCTTGGAAGCAACAag GGCATTTATGAGAAGCAAAGGGATGAAAGTCTCCAGGTGGAAATGTGAAACTGTCACCCATGCCATCCAACAAGACATGGTTTCTTGTGGTGTGTTTGCACTTAAA TTTGCAGAGTGCATACTGGAAAACAAGGACCTGAACTTTCCATCGACAGCAGAAGCTGTTAAAACCATGCGACTCGACATTTCTTCCACACTTCTTTCTGAATCAG agtcAGTGGAGAACCTCTGCAGACACTGTGGCAGTGAGGACAAAGGTCATTTGTGG atcgCATGTGACAGATGCAACTGGTGGTACCACCAAGACTGCATTAACTTCAAACAAACCAACACAGACTACTGCTGTGAAATGTGTTTGTAG